One genomic region from Lycorma delicatula isolate Av1 chromosome 9, ASM4794821v1, whole genome shotgun sequence encodes:
- the LOC142330420 gene encoding leucine zipper transcription factor-like protein 1, with the protein MATINTIRKQFKADLGLNEHHQSIVHSYIQFAKYQRAQNLKAVDLCFQDVLESRLLEPTYTRNEVEEILRGLLDIVRGEIESELIGFAHNNALLLSQLFNQAEKWHLRMNVNLSEVQNRELLECVKAMEVLDLGSQPERKRLEPIDNTDGTVALMRIEVGRLQQENERLDQIVKELEDKMTELCNAKNKLEKDATDKDSEIDALKERTEELIRKLESAAKNDTDIQESTDSEKILGEYEAVLSEQLSAELEAMRQQVLCVQSQLQLAEQELDRKFNQTTAYSNMKKMIAKKNEQVKYLRKKLLEYEPNYEGENEED; encoded by the exons ATGGCAACGATAAACACCATTCGTAAACAGTTCAAG gcTGACTTGGGGCTTAATGAACACCATCAGAGTATTGTTCATAGTTATATACAATTTGCTAAATATCAAAGAGCTCAAAATCTTAAAGCTGTTGATTTATGTTTCCAAGATGTTCTGGAATCAag gtTATTAGAACCAACATACACAAGGAATGAAGTTGAAGAAATACTTCGAGGTTTATTAGATATAGTAAGAGGTGAAATTGAATCGGAGCTTATAGGTTTTGCTCacaataatgcattattattaagTCAGTTATTCAATCAAGCTGAAAAATGGCATCTACGAATGAATGTAAATTTATCTGAAGTACAAAATAG agaatTACTGGAATGTGTTAAAGCTATGGAAGTACTTGATTTAGGAAGTCAACCAGAACGAAAACGGCTAGAACCAATTGATAATACTGATGGAACTGTAGCATTAATGAGAATTGAAGTGGGGCGACTACAACAAGAAAATGAACGACTTGATCAAATAGTTAAAGAACTAGAAGACAaa atgACAGAACTATGTAATGCAAAGAACAAACTTGAAAAAGATGCAACTGATAAAGATAGTGAAATAGATGCATTAAAAGAGAGAACAGAAGAACTTATTAGGAAATTAGAATCAGCTGCAAAAAATGACACAGACATACAAGaa agCACAGATTCTGAAAAAATCCTTGGAGAATATGAAGCTGTACTTAGTGAACAATTGTCAGCTGAATTGGAAGCAATGAGACAACAAGTACTTTGCGTGCAATCACAATTACAATTAGCTGAACAG GAACTtgatagaaaatttaatcaaactaCAGCTTACAGTAATATGAAGAaaatgattgcaaaaaaaaatgaacaagtaAAATATCTTCGAAAGAAACTGCTTGAGTATGAGCCAAATTATGAAGGTGAAAATGAAGAagattaa